A single region of the Brienomyrus brachyistius isolate T26 chromosome 10, BBRACH_0.4, whole genome shotgun sequence genome encodes:
- the LOC125750766 gene encoding lysophosphatidic acid receptor 6 yields MSKDTMSNNSMDNCTISQENYAFVAVYSLVFLTSLVLNLTALVIFFRSAKSRSHTTVYMTNLALADLLLVLTLPMRIYYHLGYKLLSSRLCEILGLVLLVNMYGSIFLLTCMSFDRCMAVCFPMSSRVKEARKKAPFVCLGVWMLTIGASLPVYISKEIKETKSSLICFGNSPIYATQPGAVAATLTVGFTIPLTTMLVCSFFMIRAIDRSTVAKMKMINSPKIQRMVAANLTVFLVCFLPYHLLLGLLPKYSNPTLCTAFHYSFLVACLNASLDPIAYYFTTETFQDKVDMENVWRMLPKHNHISDKKQQSEVPLNT; encoded by the coding sequence ATGTCTAAAGACACCATGTCAAATAACTCTATGGACAACTGCACCATTTCTCAGGAGAACTATGCGTTTGTGGCCGTATATTCTTTGGTCTTCCTTACCAGCCTGGTTCTAAACTTGACTGCCCTGGTGATCTTCTTCCGCTCAGCCAAGTCTCGTTCCCACACCACTGTCTACATGACCAACCTGGCACTGGCTGACCTGTTGCTAGTCTTAACTCTGCCCATGCGGATTTATTACCACCTGGGATATAAGTTGCTGTCTTCCCGCCTGTGCGAAATTCTTGGCCTGGTCCTCCTGGTCAACATGTATGGCAGCATCTTCCTGTTGACATGCATGAGCTTTGATCGCTGCATGGCTGTCTGCTTCCCCATGTCGTCCCGTGTCAAGGAGGCCCGGAAAAAGGCCCCTTTCGTGTGTTTGGGTGTCTGGATGCTAACCATCGGGGCTAGCCTTCCCGTATACATTTCCAAAGAGATAAAGGAAACGAAGAGTAGCTTGATCTGTTTTGGAAATTCTCCAATTTACGCCACGCAGCCTGGAGCTGTGGCCGCTACTCTTACCGTTGGCTTCACGATTCCTCTCACCACCATGCTGGTCTGCTCCTTCTTCATGATCCGCGCCATTGATCGTAGCACTGTGGCCAAGATGAAAATGATCAACAGCCCGAAAATTCAGCGCATGGTCGCTGCCAACTTGACGGTCTTCCTGGTTTGCTTCCTGCCCTACCATCTCTTGCTGGGCTTGCTCCCCAAATACTCCAACCCCACCTTGTGTACTGCCTTCCATTACAGCTTCTTAGTGGCCTGCCTCAATGCTAGTCTGGACCCGATCGCCTACTACTTCACCACAGAGACCTTCCAAGACAAAGTGGACATGGAAAATGTCTGGAGGATGTTGCCTAAACATAATCACATCTCTGATAAAAAACAACAGTCTGAGGTTCCTCTAAATACTTAA